GGTCGGCGTCGATGCCACGAAGGACCGCGATCACACCGCTTTCGACCAGGCGATCCGTGACGGAGTCGTGATGTGCCATAGGAGGGCGTTTGCTCTGCCGCCGGTTAAAACCTACCGAGTCGATCGCCGATCGAACCGGAAGCGGTCTCGAGACGGCCGAAATTCGGTGAACGATCGTTATCAATTCGGCGCCGAATCGACGGTGACGACGGCAGTACGACCCGGGGCCGCGTTTCGACAAGTTCAGGTAGGGAAACCGAAATAGCGTACGTAGAGAGCATGAACGGAGACCAGTTAGCCGATACGCTCGAGGATGCGGGTCTGTCCCCGTATCAGGCGGACGCGTTCGTGACCCTGCTCGAACGCGGTTCGGCCTCGGCGACCGACATCGCGAAGGCGAGTTCGGTTCCCGACGCGCGCATCTACGACGTCTTGCGCGACCTCGAGGAGGACGGCTACATCGAAACGTACGAGCAGGACAGCCTCCACGCACGCGCCCACGACCCGAGCGACGTGCTCTCGGACCTTCGGTCGCGAGCGGACCAGTTCAACACCGCCGCGGACGAGATCGAGGAGCGGTGGAGTCGCCCGGCCCTAGAAGACCACAAGGTGAGCATCGTCAAACGTCTCGATACGGTGCTCGCGCGGACCGACGAACTGATCCGATCCGCCGAAGATCAGGTGAAAATCGCGGTAACGATCGGGCAGTTCGACGAACTCGCCGATGCGCTTGCGGCAGCCTACGAGCGGGGGGTCAACGTGAAAGTCTGTCTCTCCACGATGGACGAGGAGGCGTCGCTCCCGACGGACGAGGCGTTCGAAAGGACGTGTACGGAAGCCCGGTATCGCAAACTTCCCTCGCCGTTCGTCGCGCTGATCGACCGATCGTGGGCCTGTTTTTCCCCCCACGGGCGGAGTACGGATCAGTACAGCATTATCGTCAACGACCTCACCTACGCGTACGTCTTCCACTGGTACTTTCTCACGGGGCTCTGGGAGTTCCACGAAACTGTCTACTCCGAACGGCGCGACGGGGAGCCGATTACGTACGTCGACATGCGCCAGTGCGTTAGAGACATCGAGCCGCTGCTCGAGGACGGGGCCGCGATCGAGGCGACCGTCCACGGGTTCGAAACGGACACGGGCCGCGAGGTAACTCTCGAGGGAACGG
The sequence above is drawn from the Halostagnicola kamekurae genome and encodes:
- a CDS encoding TrmB family transcriptional regulator encodes the protein MNGDQLADTLEDAGLSPYQADAFVTLLERGSASATDIAKASSVPDARIYDVLRDLEEDGYIETYEQDSLHARAHDPSDVLSDLRSRADQFNTAADEIEERWSRPALEDHKVSIVKRLDTVLARTDELIRSAEDQVKIAVTIGQFDELADALAAAYERGVNVKVCLSTMDEEASLPTDEAFERTCTEARYRKLPSPFVALIDRSWACFSPHGRSTDQYSIIVNDLTYAYVFHWYFLTGLWEFHETVYSERRDGEPITYVDMRQCVRDIEPLLEDGAAIEATVHGFETDTGREVTLEGTVTDATYAGINAADERETTISQLAGKVSITLETDGGTYTVGGWSALLEDIEATRITIGSLE